The Flavobacterium psychrophilum genome includes a region encoding these proteins:
- a CDS encoding cytochrome BD ubiquinol oxidase subunit I, with the protein MDNLDAARMQMAFTLIFHIVFACIGMVMPFFMVISHYKWLKTKNPIFLTLTKSWQKGVAIFFVTGAVSGTALSFELGLLWPKFMIHAGPIIGMPFSLEGAAFFIEAVALGFYLYGWNKLNERFHLVTGIIVGLSGILSGILVVSANSWMNAPSGFDYINGEFLNIDPVKAFLNPAWFTQALHMTLAAFAATSFAVAGIHAWQIYKNRNISLHKEAFKIAILFGAIAALLQPLSGDLSAKDIAQRQPVKLAALEAHYETERGAPLYIGGIVNEEKGEVTHKIEIPKALSFLSFGDFNAEVKGLNDFPKEDRPPVAITHYAFQIMVGLGTLLMFSAMVYFISMKKKHWQDKKRYWLYFALLSPVGFLALEAGWIVTEVGRQPWIIHNVMRTKDAVTPMPGMIYSFYMYVVLYIVLSVAVTWLMARQIKVLNQTKL; encoded by the coding sequence ATGGATAATTTAGATGCAGCACGAATGCAAATGGCATTCACCCTCATTTTTCACATTGTTTTTGCCTGTATAGGCATGGTCATGCCCTTTTTCATGGTGATTTCGCATTATAAATGGCTAAAGACCAAAAACCCAATTTTTCTTACGCTTACCAAGTCCTGGCAAAAAGGTGTTGCTATCTTTTTTGTTACCGGAGCTGTATCGGGTACTGCCCTTTCTTTCGAGCTGGGATTACTCTGGCCTAAGTTTATGATACACGCCGGACCCATTATTGGCATGCCTTTTTCTTTAGAAGGTGCCGCCTTTTTTATAGAGGCTGTTGCACTGGGCTTTTACCTTTACGGATGGAATAAACTTAACGAAAGGTTTCATTTGGTTACCGGTATTATTGTAGGTCTGTCGGGGATACTTTCGGGTATACTGGTGGTATCGGCAAATAGCTGGATGAATGCACCATCGGGCTTTGATTATATAAACGGCGAGTTTCTTAATATCGATCCGGTTAAGGCATTTCTTAACCCCGCATGGTTTACCCAGGCACTGCACATGACGCTTGCCGCCTTTGCAGCCACATCGTTTGCTGTTGCCGGTATACACGCCTGGCAGATCTATAAAAACAGAAACATTTCCCTGCACAAAGAAGCTTTTAAGATTGCTATATTGTTTGGTGCTATTGCGGCGCTACTACAACCGCTCAGTGGCGATCTGTCAGCCAAAGATATCGCACAGCGCCAGCCCGTTAAACTGGCTGCACTGGAAGCCCACTACGAAACCGAACGCGGTGCTCCCCTATATATTGGCGGTATTGTGAACGAAGAAAAAGGCGAGGTGACCCATAAAATAGAAATACCAAAAGCCCTGTCATTTCTTTCCTTTGGCGATTTTAATGCGGAGGTGAAAGGACTCAACGATTTTCCTAAAGAAGACCGACCACCGGTTGCGATTACGCATTATGCCTTTCAGATAATGGTAGGATTAGGAACACTGCTTATGTTTTCTGCTATGGTTTATTTCATCAGTATGAAAAAGAAACACTGGCAGGACAAAAAGCGTTACTGGCTGTATTTTGCTTTGCTAAGCCCGGTTGGATTTTTAGCCTTAGAAGCAGGCTGGATCGTTACCGAAGTAGGCCGCCAACCGTGGATCATCCATAATGTAATGCGCACTAAAGATGCCGTAACGCCAATGCCGGGAATGATATACAGCTTTTATATGTATGTAGTACTTTACATCGTGCTTTCTGTTGCTGTTACATGGCTTATGGCACGCCAGATAAAAGTTCTTAACCAAACTAAACTGTAA
- a CDS encoding MFS transporter produces MQDTPITKTQLTVMSAAAGICVANIYYNQPILKDIAHDFGVAEGRAGIISVLAQAGYGLGLFFLTPLGDKINRKKLILSLHVILILTLIGTTFVQNFFWMGVFSLMMGVLSVAAQVILPLAASMDSKNRGRNVGIIFTGILVGILAARVFSGLIAESLNWRYVYGISSGMVFLGTISLYFTLPNQHQVMFSGNYAKLLGSALLQFKRFPLLRRTALLGGLAFGVFCSFWTTLTFHLSGEPFNYGADIIGLFGLLAIGGAMLAPLFGKLADKGSPAKSLVLSIALVLVGVLLVMIWPLSVPSFVAAVLLLDVGVQATQVTNVATIYSLDATAHSRINTAYMTSYFIGGAIGTFIGIQCWEARGWPLVTAQLLLWSVACLVIALWGMRKG; encoded by the coding sequence ATGCAGGACACTCCCATTACCAAAACCCAGCTCACAGTTATGTCGGCAGCTGCGGGTATCTGTGTGGCAAACATTTATTACAACCAGCCCATTCTTAAAGATATTGCCCACGATTTTGGTGTTGCCGAAGGCCGGGCGGGAATTATATCGGTACTGGCACAGGCAGGTTACGGACTGGGGCTTTTCTTTCTTACCCCGCTTGGCGATAAAATAAACCGCAAGAAACTGATTCTCTCCCTGCATGTTATACTAATACTGACGCTTATAGGCACCACATTCGTTCAGAACTTTTTCTGGATGGGCGTTTTTAGTCTTATGATGGGTGTGCTGAGTGTTGCTGCACAGGTCATATTACCACTTGCTGCAAGCATGGACAGCAAAAATCGCGGGCGAAACGTTGGTATTATCTTTACCGGAATATTGGTAGGCATACTCGCCGCGAGGGTTTTTAGCGGACTCATAGCCGAGAGCCTAAACTGGAGGTACGTTTATGGTATCTCATCGGGTATGGTGTTTTTAGGTACTATCTCACTTTATTTTACTTTACCCAATCAGCATCAGGTTATGTTTAGTGGTAATTATGCCAAGCTATTAGGCTCTGCGTTGTTGCAATTTAAACGTTTCCCGCTGTTGCGAAGGACTGCCCTGTTGGGCGGCCTTGCCTTTGGCGTGTTCTGTTCGTTCTGGACTACGCTTACCTTCCACCTAAGCGGAGAACCTTTTAACTATGGCGCTGATATTATCGGGCTTTTCGGATTACTGGCTATTGGCGGTGCCATGCTGGCGCCACTGTTTGGTAAACTTGCTGATAAAGGCAGCCCTGCAAAATCACTTGTGCTTTCTATAGCCCTTGTATTGGTAGGAGTACTACTGGTAATGATATGGCCGTTATCTGTACCGTCATTTGTGGCTGCCGTGCTTTTACTTGATGTTGGCGTACAGGCAACGCAGGTTACTAACGTTGCTACCATTTATTCGCTCGATGCAACAGCACACAGCCGTATTAACACAGCCTATATGACCAGCTATTTTATTGGCGGCGCCATTGGTACCTTTATAGGCATACAATGCTGGGAGGCCAGAGGCTGGCCACTTGTTACCGCGCAACTTTTACTATGGAGCGTTGCTTGCCTGGTTATTGCCCTTTGGGGAATGAGGAAGGGTTAA
- a CDS encoding cytochrome BD ubiquinol oxidase subunit II has product MLYVVLFFTVFSFFLYVLLGGADFGAGILELFSSADHKKSIKKTVYSVLGPVWEANHIWIIILIVILWIAFPVFYNVIIIYLHIPLTLVLLGITLRGVAFVFRHYDAVKDKSQKLYDRMFEFSCLVTPIFLGMAFGTLISGNIIIPEDPATANFADIYIHPWLQPFPILAGCFFSALCVFLSATFLIGEATEYEKRMYMRKAGIATFVVVLLGLAVLITGYLEDMKFITDFLANYYSLGAVAVSGLLLFPLWRSIKKGHTITCRFFAGLQVLLILWAAVGTHFPNLIITKTGPVSLLDGMAPDSVIQVLGISLIIGGLLIIPGLFHLLKSFKMIKILEEKE; this is encoded by the coding sequence ATGCTGTATGTAGTTTTGTTTTTTACCGTGTTTTCATTCTTTTTGTATGTACTGCTTGGCGGTGCCGATTTTGGTGCGGGCATACTCGAACTCTTCTCTTCTGCCGATCATAAAAAATCGATCAAGAAAACGGTGTATAGTGTTTTGGGTCCGGTTTGGGAAGCCAACCACATCTGGATCATTATCCTTATTGTGATACTCTGGATTGCGTTTCCTGTTTTTTACAACGTCATTATTATATACCTTCATATTCCGCTCACCTTAGTACTACTGGGCATTACCCTTCGCGGAGTAGCCTTTGTTTTCCGTCATTATGATGCCGTAAAAGACAAATCGCAAAAGCTGTACGACCGTATGTTTGAGTTTTCCTGCCTCGTCACGCCTATCTTTTTAGGAATGGCTTTCGGTACACTTATAAGCGGAAACATTATTATACCCGAAGATCCTGCTACAGCCAATTTTGCCGATATATACATACATCCGTGGCTGCAGCCCTTCCCTATCCTGGCCGGTTGCTTTTTTAGTGCACTGTGCGTGTTTCTTTCGGCAACATTCTTAATCGGTGAAGCTACCGAATACGAGAAACGAATGTATATGCGTAAAGCGGGTATTGCCACTTTCGTGGTTGTACTTTTAGGATTGGCTGTGCTGATTACAGGTTATCTGGAAGACATGAAATTTATTACCGATTTCCTTGCCAACTACTATTCCCTGGGTGCAGTAGCGGTATCGGGACTATTGCTTTTTCCGCTATGGCGAAGTATAAAAAAAGGACACACCATTACCTGCCGTTTCTTTGCGGGGCTACAGGTATTACTTATACTTTGGGCAGCGGTGGGCACACATTTTCCTAATCTGATTATTACCAAAACAGGCCCGGTTAGCCTTTTAGATGGCATGGCGCCCGACAGTGTTATTCAGGTGTTGGGTATATCGCTTATTATTGGTGGATTGCTAATTATACCGGGGTTATTTCACCTACTGAAATCATTTAAGATGATAAAGATCCTGGAAGAGAAAGAGTAA